One Natronomonas gomsonensis genomic window, TCGATGTCCCGCCCGAGGCCGACGAACTGACCGTCGGGTTCGACCCCGAGGACGCGTGGATACTGTAATCAGGCCGACCAGAACCGCTCTAATGCGAAGTCGAACATGTCGGTGCTGACGGCGCCGAACTCCTCGCGGTCGGCCTCGCCGAGCAACCCGCGGACGCTGTCCCAGGAATCGCGAGCGTAGCGTTCGTCACAGAACACCCGAACGCCGCGTTCCTCGGGGCCGCGAATGACGCGGCCGACGGCCTGTCTGGCCTTTCGGACCGCGGGCACCGCCAGGGCGTATTTGAAGCCGTCGCCGAAGGCGCGGTCGTAGGCGGTCCGGACCGCCCGCGTTCGCGGACTTGCGGTGTTGATGATGGGGACGCCACAGACGATGGCTGCCGACAGGCGGTCGCCGCGGTAGTCGACGCCTTCGGTGAGCGTTCCGCGCAGACTCGTTACGAGTACCTTCGGGTCGCCCTCGAAGAACTCGCGTTTCAGTTGCTCGGTCGCCACGTCGTCGGTCGCCTCGTCGACGAGCACCTCCTTGTCGTGGTCCGAGAGGACGGAGGCGGCCCACTCGGCCTCACGGTAGGAGGGCATCCCGACGAGGACGTTCCCCGGCGAGTCGGCGACCTGCCGAATCGCCCGTGCGTGGGCGCGCCGGGTGTCGGTCTCTTCGTCGGGGTCGCCGCGGTTCGAGTAGGTGAATTTCGGCGCGGCGACGGCGTAGGACCCCCGGTTCTCCTCGGGGAACTCCAGTCCGTACGTTCGCTCGACGACGGGTCGGTCCTCCTCCTCTTCAAGATGTCGGAGGCCGGTCACCTCGGCGAAGGCCTCCAGTGGCTCCAGCGTCGCGCTCATCAGGATGCCGCCGCCGAACTCGCCGAGTTGTTCGCCGATGGCACCCGAGGGGAGACAGTTGTGTAGCGAAAAGCGGGCGGTGTAGGCCCGCCGCCACGACTCGGCGGGGTGGGTGTCATCCCACGTCCGTTCGAGTTCGATTTCCCGGAAGAAGTCGGTGTGGTCGGCCCGATACCACGTTCCGAGCGTCCGTCCGACCGGGGGTGCGGCGCGGCGTTTGTCCTCCTCTTCGACCGTATCGAGAATGTGGCCGGCGACGGCACACACCGACTCGGCGCGGGTCCATACCTTCGCGTCGAAGCCGTTGCGTTCGGCCCATCGCGTCAGTTCGTCCGTGCCGGGCTGTTCGGGGTCCCTGAGCGGTATTTCGTCGTCGCGCAATTCGGGGAGGTTCCGCCGCCAGTCCGGCCGTTCGGCGTCGAGGTGCTCGGTGACCCGTTGGTCGAGTTCCTCCTGAAGCGCGACGAGAAACCGCTTGGTGTCGCGTAACTCCCCCAGCGTCACGTCGGTCTCGTTCAGTTCGTCCCGGACCGTGGCGGCTTGCTGTTTGGCGTCGCCGCCGTAGCGCGTTTCCGTGCCGCCACCGGCCTCCTCCATCGCCGCCAGTGGTTCGATGACGCGAGACAGTTCGCTCTCGGCGCTCCGGAGCGACCGCCCGGAGACGCCGTCGCCGACCAAATCCCGGACTCGCGGTTCGAGCATGTGGGCCTCGTCGCAGACGACGAACGTCTCGTCGTCTATCAACGTGCCGGTGAACGACTCGACGGTCGTCGGGTCGAAGGCGTGGTAGTAGTTGCCGACCAGCACCTCGACGTGGGGCAACAGCGCGCCCATCACCGAATGCGGGCAGGCTCCGTGGCCGGCCGACAACTCCACGAGGTCCTCGCTCTCGATGAGGCCCAACCCCGTGGGGTCGAAGGGGACGGCCTCGACGGGGTCGCCGTCCTCCGGGAGGTCTGCCAAATACTG contains:
- a CDS encoding ATP-dependent DNA helicase, with protein sequence MGDKPTAAPFDTSLGEDASLLGVSHDAEESSGSDDGNGASAAAGGADGPDWRPIFGHDEPYDDQVDGIETAVETAREGGFLALEGACGTGKTMLALTAGIHLVRDPDSTYERVFVLTSVKQQLRQFEEDLRTINGNLPDDWHPISAMTLVGKADVCPYNLAGAGGIDETNVYERCEGLRERTRGLTDETTADSLAAQARSQQVGLGDSGNGASYLEAAGEPTPYPQEMPEAGDSGVEYCPFYAQYLADLPEDGDPVEAVPFDPTGLGLIESEDLVELSAGHGACPHSVMGALLPHVEVLVGNYYHAFDPTTVESFTGTLIDDETFVVCDEAHMLEPRVRDLVGDGVSGRSLRSAESELSRVIEPLAAMEEAGGGTETRYGGDAKQQAATVRDELNETDVTLGELRDTKRFLVALQEELDQRVTEHLDAERPDWRRNLPELRDDEIPLRDPEQPGTDELTRWAERNGFDAKVWTRAESVCAVAGHILDTVEEEDKRRAAPPVGRTLGTWYRADHTDFFREIELERTWDDTHPAESWRRAYTARFSLHNCLPSGAIGEQLGEFGGGILMSATLEPLEAFAEVTGLRHLEEEEDRPVVERTYGLEFPEENRGSYAVAAPKFTYSNRGDPDEETDTRRAHARAIRQVADSPGNVLVGMPSYREAEWAASVLSDHDKEVLVDEATDDVATEQLKREFFEGDPKVLVTSLRGTLTEGVDYRGDRLSAAIVCGVPIINTASPRTRAVRTAYDRAFGDGFKYALAVPAVRKARQAVGRVIRGPEERGVRVFCDERYARDSWDSVRGLLGEADREEFGAVSTDMFDFALERFWSA